A part of Rattus norvegicus strain BN/NHsdMcwi chromosome 4, GRCr8, whole genome shotgun sequence genomic DNA contains:
- the Atoh8 gene encoding transcription factor ATOH8 — protein MKHIPVLEDGPWKTVCVKELNGLKKLKRKGKEPVRRANGYKTFRLDLEAPEFGATASATAATNGLRDRTQPFPIATPVPASVAPAVPPGGGTDTAREFRGIRAPEVSDARKRGFALGTVGPGLPTPPPPPASQSLAPGDPEVQPLREQALRPRILLCAPPARPTPSAPLAPPAVPQESPVRPAPPTRPGESSYSSISHVIYNNHPDSSASPRKRPGEATAASTEIKALQQTRRLLANARERTRVHTISAAFEALRKQVPCYSYGQKLSKLAILRIACNYILSLARLADLDYSADHSNLSFSECVQRCTRTLQAEGRAKKRKE, from the exons ATGAAGCACATCCCGGTCCTCGAGGATGGGCCGTGGAAGACCGTGTGCGTGAAAGAGCTGAACGGCCTCAAGAAGCTCAAGCGGAAAGGCAAGGAGCCGGTGCGGCGCGCGAATGGCTATAAAACTTTCCGATTGGACTTGGAAGCTCCCGAGTTCGGCGCCACGGCCAGCGCCACCGCCGCCACCAACGGTCTCCGGGACAGGACACAACCGTTCCCGATCGCGACCCCAGTACCAGCCTCTGTGGCGCCGGCGGTTCCTCCAGGTGGAGGCACAGACACAGCCAGGGAATTCCGGGGCATCAGAGCGCCTGAGGTCTCAGACGCGCGCAAACGCGGTTTCGCTCTGGGCACAGTGGGACCGGGACTACCCACGCCACCGCCACCTCCCGCGTCCCAGAGCTTGGCACCCGGGGATCCCGAGGTGCAGCCCTTACGCGAGCAGGCTCTGCGTCCCCGCATCTTGCTGTGCGCCCCTCCCGCGCGTCCCACGCCGTCCGCGCCTCTCGCACCCCCAGCGGTGCCACAAGAGTCCCCCGTGCGCCCTGCGCCCCCCACGCGCCCGGGGGAAAGTTCCTACTCGTCAATTTCACACGTAATTTACAATAACCACCCGGATTCTTCCGCGTCGCCTAGGAAACGGCCAGGCGAAGCGACCGCCGCCTCCACCGAGATCAAAGCCCTGCAGCAGACCCGGAGGCTCCTGGCCAACGCCAGGGAGCGGACGCGGGTGCACACCATCAGCGCAGCCTTTGAGGCGCTGAGGAAGCAG GTGCCCTGCTACTCCTATGGGCAGAAGCTGTCCAAACTGGCCATCCTGAGGATTGCCTGTAACTACATCCTGTCCCTGGCGCGGCTGGCTGACCTGGACTACAGTGCCGACCACAGCAACCTCAGCTTCTCCGAGTGTGTGCAGCGCTGCACCCGCACCCTGCAGGCAGAAGGACGTGCCAAGAAGCGTAAG